One Staphylococcus simiae genomic region harbors:
- the folE2 gene encoding GTP cyclohydrolase FolE2 gives MTEFDLSTREGRWKHFGSVDPIQGTKPTTKDEMTDLQSTHKNFLFEIEEVGIKNLTYPVLIDQYQTAGNFSFSTSLNKNEKGINMSRIIESVEKHYDNGIELEFNTLYQLLRTLQHNMKQNAAGVDVSGKWFFDRFSPVTHIKSVGNADVSYGLAIEGDRITRKELTIQATVTTLCPCSKEISEYSAHNQRGVVTVKVYIDKEQNIVDDYKNKVLDAMEANASSMLYPILKRPDEKRVTERAYENPRFVEDLIRLIAADLVEFDWIDGFDIECRNEESIHQHDAFARLKYRK, from the coding sequence ATGACTGAATTTGATTTATCAACACGAGAAGGTCGTTGGAAACACTTTGGTTCCGTAGATCCTATTCAAGGTACTAAGCCAACAACTAAAGACGAAATGACTGATTTACAAAGCACACATAAGAATTTTTTGTTTGAAATCGAAGAAGTTGGTATTAAAAATTTAACTTATCCAGTTTTAATTGATCAATATCAAACAGCTGGTAATTTCAGTTTTTCAACTAGTTTGAATAAAAACGAAAAAGGTATTAATATGAGTCGTATTATTGAAAGCGTTGAAAAGCACTATGATAATGGTATCGAGTTAGAATTTAATACGCTTTACCAATTGTTGCGTACATTACAACATAATATGAAGCAAAACGCAGCTGGTGTAGATGTTTCAGGTAAATGGTTCTTTGATCGCTTTAGTCCTGTAACACATATTAAATCTGTAGGTAACGCTGATGTATCATACGGTTTAGCCATTGAAGGAGATCGTATTACTCGTAAAGAATTAACTATACAAGCAACCGTGACGACTTTATGTCCATGTTCTAAAGAAATTAGTGAATATTCTGCTCACAATCAACGTGGTGTTGTTACAGTAAAAGTGTATATTGATAAAGAACAAAATATTGTTGATGACTATAAAAACAAAGTATTAGACGCTATGGAAGCCAACGCTAGTTCTATGTTATATCCAATTTTAAAAAGACCTGATGAAAAGCGTGTGACTGAACGTGCTTATGAGAACCCAAGATTCGTCGAGGATTTAATCCGTTTGATTGCTGCTGACTTAGTAGAATTTGATTGGATTGATGGTTTCGACATTGAGTGTCGTAATGAAGAATCTATCCACCAGCACGATGCGTTTGCACGACTTAAATATAGAAAATAG